In Hydractinia symbiolongicarpus strain clone_291-10 chromosome 13, HSymV2.1, whole genome shotgun sequence, a single genomic region encodes these proteins:
- the LOC130623609 gene encoding MORN repeat-containing protein 3-like, with product MPITKAPKLKQPLWKEWDFKAQKKGQHGTVYLVNGDHYTGEWKNNQKNGKGTQFWKKSGCYYDGDWKDNLRNGFGTYSKPFSRDGYRKVYAGGWKNDKKHGHGTNYYTSTEYYEGEWYQNTRSGWGRMYYDNGCVYEGEWFNDKRNGSGMLRLENENRYEGEWKDDKKHGEGKFYHLDKGQVFIGTWVNDIAKCGIMEDFNRETAADGTQYPIPELKLLEPKKVLSDATQALESF from the exons ATGCCGATTACAAAGGCACCAAAACTTAAACAACCTTTATGGAAAGAATGGGATTTCAAAGCACAGAAAAAAGGTCAACATGGCACAGTATATTTAGTAAATGGTGATCATTACACTGGTGAATGGAAAAATAATCAGAAAAATG GGAAGGGGACACAGTTTTGGAAGAAATCTGGCTGTTATTACGATGGTGattggaaagataatttaagaaatgggTTTGGTACGTATAGCAAGCCATTTAGCAGAGATGGATACAGAAAAGTTTATGCAGGAGGTTGGAAGAATGATAAAAAGCAT GGTCATGGTACGAACTATTACACATCCACTGAGTACTACGAGGGTGAGTGGTATCAAAATACTCGGAGTGGTTGGGGCAGGATGTATTATGACAACGGATGTGTCTACGAGGGTGAATGGTTTAATGACAAAAGAAACGGGTCTGGCATGTTAAGACTTG aaAATGAAAACAGGTACGAAGGAGAGTGGAAAGATGATAAAAAGCACGGTGAGGGGAAGTTCTACCACTTAGACAAAGGTCAAGTTTTTATTGGGACATGGGTTAACGACATCGCTAAATGTGGTATAATGGAGGATTTTAATCGGGAAACAGCAGCCGATGGAACACAGTACCCAATCCCAGAG ttaaaattacTGGAACCGAAGAAAGTGCTAAGCGACGCCACACAGGCTTTGGAAagcttttaa
- the LOC130623610 gene encoding uncharacterized protein LOC130623610, translating into MGWEDVVRVFKRLNNVFEKYEKLPSFILKPKQVQCFEYLGEGHHVIAVLPTGFGKSLIYQLLPDFVPERKAGNIVLVVSPLTSIIQDQLVNLSKVGIECGFLQLEDQANSQRYEPLFEEDLNDASNSVFKISKSIVAGKCKILFAHPESLLSDQGRKILRSKIYEENVVACVIDEAHCVELWGEEFRTEFQNLSVLQAFFPHSIMLALTATASPTKLRNLKKALKIENCKVVTANPNRKSIFLKKEIRMSNCKGLAGYEDILLPIATELKHKKQNCPMTIIYLKLKYCAYAYRLFERILGEDQYVDHKKHPSSRLFNQYHSPQTKLMKTTILEEIKRENSRIRIIFVLFVTFFN; encoded by the exons ATGGGCTGGGAAGATGTGGTACGTGTTTTCAAGCGGCTGAATAATGTTTTCGAAAAGTATGAAAAGTTGCCCTCGTTTATTTTGAAACCAAAACAAGTTCAATGTTTCGAGTATTTAGGAGAAGGACACCACGTTATAGCTGTTTTGCCTACTGGGTTTGGTAAATCGTTAATTTATCAACTTTTACCCGACTTTGTTCCAGAACGAAAGGCAGGCAATATTGTACTTGTTGTCTCTCCTTTAACATCAATTATTCAAGATCAGTTAGTAAATTTAAGTAAAGTAGGCATTGAATGTGGTTTCTTACAACTCGAAGACCAAGCTAATAGCCAGAGATACGAACCCTTGTTTGAGGAAGATTTGAATGATGCATcaaattctgtttttaaaatttcaaaaagcatTGTTGCAggcaaatgtaaaattttatttgcacatcCAGAGTCACTGTTATCAGATCAGGGAAGGAAGATATTACGATCAAAAATTTATGAGGAAAATGTTGTGGCTTGTGTGATAGACGAGGCGCATTGTGTGGAATTATG GGGTGAAGAATTTCGTACAGAATTTCAAAACTTATCAGTTTTACAAGCATTCTTCCCTCACAGTATCATGTTAGCTTTGACTGCAACTGCTTCACCAACGAAATtacgtaatttaaaaaaagctttgaaaatagaaaattgcAAAGTGGTTACTGCAAATCCAAATcgtaaaagcatttttttaaaaaaagaaataagaatgaGTAATTGCAAAGGTTTAGCAGGATATGAGGATATATTACTACCTATCGCAACAGAGTTaaagcacaaaaaacaaaactgccctatgacaattatttatttaaagttaaaatattgtgCCTATGCATACAGATTGTTTGAAAGAATTTTGGGTGAGGATCAATATGTTGATCATAAAAAACATCCATCTTCTCGACTTTTTAATCAGTATCACTCACCACAAACAAAGTTGATGAAAACAACtattttagaagaaataaaACGTGAAAACTCTagaataagaataatttttgtattgtttgtcacattttttaactga
- the LOC130623603 gene encoding G patch domain-containing protein 3-like — protein sequence MSLKNIKFGSKNGDVGLDTEFASNFECFYIGNVPRDYHSADLRHFFAEFIEKEALKCFHYRHRPETQIIINETASQISGENEKQKSETCCCLVQIYSKYAKDFTKRYKGKVWANKLGLSHKRLVNITSVKVVSNPNPLGRFKSKRELRSETHQHSQEIYAEDLKTFIEFNPPNAVMPHGNVGTPSKFFHKLISQCKLPSSVIKSLGLTFPKSGRKKQYSSVYMSYGAGPGNASVVDSHQNSCDQSDNEDSNEKGDNIDVEDLGEDHDAEDWERHEALHDDVDNQARPKERLFEEDLEVKWEKGGSGLVFYTDAYYWHEMKGKDFDEDTVDDWDVDYSVYYEDGAGDKAARDQLKMRIEQRRRQGKNDGPKKYSEIRRTERKNRDRMNNGFAEFEKHSTGFGSRILKKSGWKEGDGVGSSRKGISEPLDIVGQSAREKVGLGYYGEKLDRTACAKKNKAEKDVYISTIYDDPDGEQIDAMRFAGKELLKYRPKAIKFQNEKKKKETMTKQ from the exons ATGTcacttaaaaacattaaatttggAAGTAAAAACGGAGATGTGGGTTTGGACACAGAATTTGCAAGTAACTTCGAATGCTTTTACATTGGAAACGTACCAAGAGATTACCACTCCGCTGATCTCAGACATTTTTTTGCAGAGTTTATCGAAAAAGAAGcgttaaaatgttttcactacCGACATCGTCCCGAAACGCAGATAATAATAAACGAAACAGCGTCGCAAATCTCGGGCGAAAATGAAAAGCAAAAGTCCGAAACGTGTTGTTGTCTAGTGCAAATATATTCGAAATACGCGAAAGATTTTACGAAAAGATACAAAGGTAAGGTTTGGGCTAACAAATTAGGTTTATCTCACAAAAGACTCGTTAATATCACAAGCGTAAAAGTTGTTTCGAACCCTAACCCGCTAGGGCGGTTTAAATCGAAACGAGAACTACGAAGCGAAACTCACCAGCATAGTCAGGAGATATACGCAGAggatttaaaaacttttatcgAGTTTAATCCTCCAAACGCAGTGATGCCGCATGGGAATGTTGGGACACCGAGTAAATTCTTTCACAAACTAATTAGCCAATGCAAGCTACCTAGTAGCGTGATAAAGAGTTTAGGGTTGACCTTTCCGAAAAGTGGACGCAAAAAACAATACAGCTCGGTTTATATGAGCTACGGTGCAGGTCCAGGAAATGCTAGCGTAGTAGACTCCCATCAAAATTCTTGTGATCAAAGCGACAATGAAGACTCGAATGAAAAGGGCGATAACATCGATGTGGAAGATTTAGGTGAAGATCATGATGCAGAGGACTGGGAACGACACGAGGCATTACATGACGACGTGGATAATCAAGCTCGTCCTAAAGAGAGGCTGTTCGAGGAAGACTTAGAAGTAAAGTGGGAGAAGGGAGGCAGTGGGCTGGTGTTTTATACTGACGCCTACTACTGGCACGAGATGAAGGGGAAAGATTTTGATGAAGATACGGTGGATGATTGGGATGTGGATTATAGTGTATATTATGAGGATG gCGCCGGTGATAAAGCCGCCAGAGACCAGTTAAAAATGAGAATAGAACAACGAAGACGACAAGGAAAAAACGATGGACCAAAGAAATATTCCGAAATAAGAAGGACTGAAAGAAAAAACAGGGACCGAATGAATAACGGGTTTGCAGAATTTGAAAAACACTCAACCGGTTTTGGTAGTCGTATACTAAAAAAATCGGGTTGGAAAGAAGGTGATGGCGTTGGTTCATCCCGAAAAGGAATATCGGAACCACTAGACATAGTCGGACAATCCGCACGCGAGAAAGTTGGATTGGGTTATTATGGTGAGAAACTCGATAGGACTGCTTGCGCGAAGAAAAATAAGGCGGAAAAAGATGTTTATATATCGACAATTTACGATGATCCCGACGGCGAACAGATTGACGCAATGAGGTTCGCtggaaaagaacttttaaaatatcGACCGAAAGCTATTAAGTTTCAAaacgaaaagaagaaaaaggagACGATGACTAAACAGTAG
- the LOC130623605 gene encoding fibroblast growth factor receptor 3-like, with protein sequence MCLQKLTIIMMFSLLKTGFLIYSGEQIRLVCKYRNNTEKVVWLKNNKSINFKDQRYILKKAGRILRIINVNKDDIGVYSCNDVTTGKSVKEIIAYNVTIVEGEKLHFSNPKEMHLSSHTVSPSGAQVTFSCKADGDKPITYKWFINHKLMLSGEWREALIDDQSVLQLNSVFSSDSAVYTCRAENKHGFIEFNYTLNVYGIPRATPHLERTVENQTRYVGENASISCYTVTVHTESIHFGWLKWKSSLNKTFLRKVKHLRTNDIEYNEFKLLNSTLVKRTTNAMRSNMERVTFFGSKITLVNVKLNDAGYYTCLVSNHLGSDSVSAYLNVLPTRSATELDKSATTFSSFFIVIIVLSIVICVSLFILIKLWIKARKQGNNVVVERVHAEENDYVRTDELSTLFSESRT encoded by the exons ATGTGTTTGCAGAAACTTACAATTATCATGATGTTCAGTCTATTGAAAACTGGATTCCTGATTTACTCTGGTGAACAGATAAGACTTGTATGCAAATATAGAAACAATACAGAAAAAGTAGTatggttaaaaaacaacaaaagtatcaattttaaagatcagcgttatattttaaaaaaggccGGAAGAATTTTAAGGATAATAAATGTTAATAAAGATGATATTGGTGTATATTCTTGCAACGATGTCACTACTGGGAAGTCTGTCAAAGAAATAATAGCATACAATGTTACAATAGTTGAAG GAGAAAAGCTTCATTTTTCGAATCCAAAGGAGATGCATCTAAGTAGTCACACAGTCTCTCCTTCAGGGGCACAAGTTACGTTTTCCTGTAAGGCTGATGGTGACAAACCTATTACATACAAGTGGTTTATAAATCATAAATTAATGTTGAGCGGAGAATGGAGAGAAGCGTTAATTGATGACCAGTCTGTCTTGCAATTAAATTCAGTATTTTCATCAGATTCTGCAGTTTACACCTGTCGTGCTGAAAACAAACATGGTTTTATTGAGTTTAACTATACACTTAATGTATATG GTATTCCCAGGGCAACTCCACACCTTGAGAGAACTGTTGAAAACCAGACCAGATATGTTGGGGAAAATGCAAGTATATCATGTTACACAGTCACTGTGCACACTGAGTCAATTCATTTTGGTTGGTTAAAATGGAAAAGTAGTTTGAACAAGACATTTTTGAGAAAAGTAAAACATTTAAGAACAAATGACATTGAATACAATGAATTCAAACTTTTGAATAGTACTTTAGTTAAGCGAACAACTAATGCCATGAGATCGAACATGGAGAGAGTAACTTTTTTTGGTTCTAAAATCACATTAGTAAATGTTAAATTGAATGATGCTGGGTATTACACTTGCTTGGTCAGTAACCATTTAGGAAGTGACAGCGTTAGTGCATATTTGAATGTTCTACCAACACGCTCAGCGACAG aaTTGGATAAATCTGCTACAACTTTTAGCAGTTTCTTTATAGTAATCATTGTTTTATCAATTGTTATTTGCGTGTCTCTTTTCATATTAATTAAGTTGTGGATAAAAGCAAGAAAGCAGGGAAACAATGTAGTTGTAGAG CGAGTGCACGCGGAAGAGAATGATTACGTAAGAACTGATGAACTTTCAACTTTGTTTTCTGAGTCGAGAACATGA